A genomic segment from Chloroflexota bacterium encodes:
- the fabD gene encoding ACP S-malonyltransferase, whose product MSSTAFLFPGQGSQAVGMAQALAEVFESARDAMAEADEVLGFSLSTLCFTGPQEALTDTINAQPALLASSIATLRAIQEVTPAMAAPAAVAGHSLGEYSALVAAESLSYADALRLVRERGRLMKEAGKRNRGGMAAVLGLDMATMEDVCESARIATDGVVQVANDNCPGQVVVSGDMPSLERAMALAEAAGARKVVRLAVSIAAHSPLMAPAAEALRVAVENTSIDDARIPVVSNVYARPIDQADAIREDLVEQLTSPVLWADSMRTLVESDIDIVIEIGSGDVLSKLMRRIDRSVSRLSVGTPEDIEKLSALST is encoded by the coding sequence ATGGCAGAGGCCGATGAGGTATTGGGCTTTTCTCTTTCCACCCTTTGTTTTACCGGGCCGCAAGAGGCTCTTACCGACACCATTAATGCCCAGCCTGCCCTGCTTGCGAGCAGTATCGCCACATTGCGAGCTATTCAGGAAGTCACGCCGGCTATGGCTGCGCCGGCCGCCGTTGCAGGGCATAGCCTGGGAGAGTATTCGGCACTGGTTGCCGCCGAATCCCTTTCGTATGCCGATGCCCTGCGCCTCGTGCGCGAGCGTGGTCGTCTTATGAAGGAAGCTGGCAAAAGAAACCGGGGTGGCATGGCTGCTGTCCTCGGGTTGGACATGGCTACGATGGAAGATGTTTGCGAGAGTGCCCGCATAGCCACGGATGGCGTGGTCCAGGTTGCCAACGATAATTGCCCGGGGCAGGTCGTGGTCTCAGGCGATATGCCGTCCCTGGAACGGGCCATGGCGCTTGCCGAGGCGGCCGGCGCCCGTAAGGTAGTCCGGCTGGCAGTGAGTATAGCTGCCCATTCCCCGTTGATGGCGCCGGCCGCCGAGGCACTTCGCGTGGCTGTGGAAAACACGTCGATAGACGATGCCAGGATTCCGGTGGTGAGCAATGTTTATGCAAGGCCGATAGATCAGGCAGATGCGATACGTGAAGACCTGGTGGAGCAGTTAACATCCCCTGTGCTCTGGGCTGATTCCATGCGTACGCTGGTGGAGAGCGACATTGACATCGTGATCGAGATTGGCTCGGGCGATGTGTTAAGCAAACTGATGCGAAGGATCGATCGCAGCGTTAGCCGCCTGTCGGTCGGTACCCCGGAAGACATCGAGAAATTGAGTGCCCTATCAACATGA